The DNA region CATCTTATCTTAAACTTTAGGATTTATCTGATAGGCAATTTGTTTACCAACCAGCCTCCTTAAATCTTATTTAGAACATTTCGCGTTTACAATTTTGTaggtgatgtacatgtattattttttggcGCATAAACTGGCAAAACTTCCTGGAAAGTCGCGGCGTCAAAAGCGAACAATTGCTGAAAACACATTCTTACTGGCCCTGGATGGCGATGTCGATTTTCAACCTAATGCTGTTCAACTGTTGGTCGACAGGATGCGAAAGAACCCCAACGTCGGTGCCGCGTGTGGCCGAATCCATCCTATCGGATCGGGTAATATTCCTTTTCTATCACTTAACAATATACCACATAGAAGTGTGAATCGTTAGTAATATTCTGttgttataaatttaaaaaggtCCAATGGTTTGGTACCAACAATTCGAATATGCTGTTAGTCACTGGCTGCAGAAAGCAGCGGAGAACATAATGGGATGTGTGCTTTGTAGTCCGGGGTGTTTTAGTTTGTTCAGAGGTTCTGCGCTTATGGATGACAACGTCATGGCCAAGTATACAAAAGTTCCAACTGAGCCGCATCATTATGTCCAGTACGATCAAGGTATAAATTAAAACTTGTATTTTAAGGAATTGTTGTACCAATAATTGACTTAATATAGGACATTTTTGctcatatattttactttttcaggAGAAGACCGATGGCTTTGCACATTGATGTTACAACAGGGTTACAAAGTCGAGTATGTGGCTGCCAGCGATGCACTGACCTATGCTCCGGAAACTTTCAATGAATTCTACAATCAGCGAAGGAGGTGGTCTCCGTCAACCATGGCTAATATCATAGATCTCTTAATGGACTGGAGGAATGTTACCCGAAAAAACGAAGACATTACTAAGATTTACATCTTGTATCAAATGTTTTTGATGATTTGTTCGATTCTGACTCCGGGTACAATTTTCCTAATGGTTCTTGGTGCAATAAGCATGGCTTTTCCGGCTATTCCTCCATTCGCAGGGATGATAGTAAATCTTATACCGGTGATTGGAATGATTATATTGTGTTTTGTTGCCAAATCAAGCACACAGGTAAAATTACACTGTAATACTATGGTGCTGATTTTTAATAACAGATGTACATTCGTTCACTAAtggttgttttatttccttaaaGTTGGCTTATGCAGCTGTTGTGTCCACCTGCTACTCTCTTCTGATGATGGTTGTTCTTGTTGGTATACTACTGGAGGCTGTTACAGCCGGATTATGTTCCGTCACAACactgtttcttttgtttgtcGTTGGAGTTTTCTTCGTTTCGGCAGTTATCCATCCACAGGTAACAATTATCTATTTATCCATCtactacctacctacctacctatctatctatctatctatctatctatctatctatctatctatctatctatctatctatctatctatctatctatctatctatctatcatttCATATTTGTCTTCTTTTGTACAGGAGTTTTATTGTGTTTTGCATGGGTTTCTGTATTTCCTTTCCATTCCGTCCATGTCCATGCTGTTAATGATTTATTCCCTTGGAAATTTGCATGTGGTATCCTGGGGAACACGGGAAACTAAAGAAACACCGCCACAACAAACAAACCAAGCTACAACTACAAAATCAGCCAGATCATCGACGTTGTTAGACTCGTTTGGTCTTGGTGAAGAGAAATCTGAATATTTGTTATCATGTGGAAAATTTATTAGGTATGGTTGAATTGGATTAATTTATAATCATAATACAGCTTACTGATACAGTGtgtttgttctttatttttttttagaaagctGCTTTGATTTCATATTGATTATCacatatttgataaattgtAAGTGTTATTTGAAACCTTAAAGATGTTGTCCAGTAAAGAGAACAGACGACAGACCATTCAGAATTATACTGGAGAGACTTGACGGCATAGAAGCTCAAATAATGAAAGATACAGAGGAGTATAAACCAGAGGAACAGAAAGAGGaagaaaatgttcatttttcaaGTCTAAGCGACATGATTGATGGACATATAGAACGAAGTATGCATCATTTATAGACATAATTATTGAGAATAGTTTCTATAGCAACTGAActtgtttaacacattttaatgTGTTTCAGGCAATCCATTATTTAACTACGAAGAGCACAAGCACATGATGAATTCTCAGACATGGATGGACGACAACGATCTAAAAAGGGGATCTGTTGCTGTACTGGACAAtgaagaaaaacttttttgGGAAGAATTCATACCAAAGTATTTGAAGCCACTAGATACCGATAAAGAACATGAAAAACAggtatttgtttttgttgacgCTTTTGTTAGCTTACCTGAGTATGACATTCTCGGGTGAATTTCGGCGTTCATCAGCATAGGTTAGGAAAAgaggaaaataaagaaaataccTCTAAAGATGTTATTTCTAAAATTGGATTGGAAGAACAGAGGTAGGGATGGGGATcggtgaaaaagaaaaattaatttgagGAAAAAATATGAAGAGAAAGTagtatgaaacattttttctttaaaaaagatgtaATCCTGAGAGTCATAAAGAGGTCATACGTGGGGAAGTCCCATTTCACATTAGAAAAACctagaaaaaaatcatagagGCAGATATCTGTTAAATTTAACGGATTGCATTCTACTTCTGGAAATGaattcaaatataaacaaatggaATCAGAAAGAACTACTTTTGATCGGAAGGGACATCTTCAACGTAGAATCACATATTAAAAAAGTcacaaaaagttaataaatgcTCTAATCAAAGAATCTATATTaaaaattgctaaaaaaaaaaaaaacaggcttcaattttcttcatacTAAAATCTTTTAAGGTCAGAGATAGGCAACTATTTACAAGAATATAATCGTACTAATTTGATTTTCAGTGTTCTTCacattttttgtctattttcagATGCACCAAGGTTTGATTGAACTTAGGAACAAAGTTTGTCTCGCTTTCCTGTTGATGAACGCACTCTTTGTTACAATTGTTTACGTCTTAACAGAAGTGAATGCAAATACTAAACATGCACTTTCCGTTAAACTGCCCTGCACTGTCTCAGAGGGGCCACCTGGTCGAGGATATATAGAACCAATATCATTCGCTTTTACGGCAATATTTGGAATCATGTTATTCTTGCAATTCATTTGCATGCTTATGCATCGAATGTCGACATTTGTTCACATTGTTGCTTCAAACAAGTTAGACTGGAAAAGGAAACTAATTGCTGGGATAACTGCTCAGACTGAAGTTCCAACTGACATTGGAGTCGAAGATGGGTTGGAAATTGTTAAAGGACTTCAAGCCGTGAAGGAAGACGATACAATATCTATTGCTTCAGTGGATACCACCTTCAGTGAAGATTCCTATAAACGTACGGAAAACAAGAGCAGAGACATGTGGAAAAGATACACTAAGCGACTGAGGGAACAAACACAACAACAAACACAACCACAAGAATTACGTGTACAATTTGCAAAGAATTTGTCTAAATTTACCAAAGCTTTAGAAGAAGGGGATGACGCGAGCACACGGGGAATGCAAGAGGAAAATAATGCTGTTCTTTATGAACAGAAAATATCTGGGGTTAAACGGCTTCTAAAAGATAGATTTAATAGAAAAACACTTGCCGCGGTCAGAACGATTGCTGAAAATCAACAAAGAACTAGTGAGATAAAAAGAAGAGCAACAGCTCTGAATAGAAAGAGAATTGTTCAAAGTCGTTGGCAAGCCATTGAAGAGAAAATAAGACTAACCCAAGAAATTGATAAAGGTGTTACTAGTTATCCCGATAGGCCTACTAAAGTTGGTTTCGCGGCAGTGACCAAAGCTGCTTTGGCCCAGGAGAAAAGGAGACGCCTTGAGGAGGGAGAAGAAGTCCAAGAAACAAGCATCAGTGAAACCACATTCAAGAAACCGTACAAAAAATTAGACCATGATGAGAAAGATAATAATGAACAAAGTGAGGACAACACGCAACGTCAACCTGATCCTGAAAATCAAAGAGAAATTTTGTTAGACATTGAAGAGAAGGGGACTGATGAAGAAGACTCAATTTCAAATTCCCAGAAGAAAGAAGAAAGTAAGGATGAGCAAGATGCATCCGTCGAAGTAACTAATTTTTAACGTTCATCGGCTTTAAATATCATTATGAAATATTGACAACACATCAGcatcattaaaatttttagaacaTCAAAAAACTTGTAACTGGTAatagttatttttattatgtaaatattttgttataaaataaagattaaagatGTAAGATGTATTAAGTTTgagaatttgaaaacaaaaaataacatgttACTCATAACTTGAAAAATAgctaatatgaaataaaaatcatcaagatatgcattaaaacttttttttaaaattcggTATTGAATTATATTGACATGAATaacgaaaaaaaatgtattcaaaCAATTTTCGACTTTGTACTtggaacaaacaaaaaatccaGATATGATTTGCAAATACATATATAGATTAACAAGAAAATGTTCCAGTCATGTTGACAtatcatatgtatataaatatcacGTGTCTGTAACGTCAACAGAAATGACAGATAAgattatataaaatgatatggCTTGATATAATAATTTGGGGAAATACCACAAGCTGCAACGAAGGaaagaaaatatcataaaacaaagGTTAGGTGATGACATATATTTTCTCGATTA from Crassostrea angulata isolate pt1a10 chromosome 7, ASM2561291v2, whole genome shotgun sequence includes:
- the LOC128191809 gene encoding chitin synthase chs-2-like — its product is MEMASYPGGSVLRTKETEMMQGVKMSINSISNEMDIGGQRNQAYEEDSCDSIDSASDATDTESSAADDFSIEETKEVQYRQTEPIFKSPNQERSEAKSWDVFRVTSEDNVSSSSIECWNACFLISRIMFSSLLFMLVFSTSILSKMTFLFMTANIFPSTTEKNLKTLNGTLSYTLNATDVRWIWGILITITAPYLFTILKYLWVLMLQRTWPMQWNTLVVALILESLHSIGLCIFVLVVLPSFDPLTACAVSFCVCPIPGILKIVFPLREHDDKSNLPTRIHVARVLNILAFAGQLASICLWAYYIYCSKTSNSLVLISLVILSPILISISWWENFIPQSSTERLKTSLRYTKTESKIPWIFRFKKNMRREKVRIGIITNLWKIILTLLVMPALLFGASCKDGDACIKTIFFESTEKAELNIVYTNLTFETPQKDSCYSYLPFVVAIINVMSSVICYKCVKSASKILAQKFSYAVPVVLSTPVVIGLFWGIYSEFITLKIATDAQTCAIPLPVWASKNYDPSSMFKNIQFSWSAVLAGLFGFFSFLMISNHIWSPDKERLIATDRLFVRSLYDGVFPDQSLFLNRRRIVKETKAEKHKEIKELPIPNDTDENSQNKEWSELREDDTPMIYMCATMWHESEVEMVQILKSIFRQDYDQCARRNLQLGLGVKDPDYYEFEAHIFFDDAFESRQDSNGIYKVNSYVKQLIASVETAARSVPGISKTIDPPIRTNTPYGGRLEWRLPGENKLIAHLKDKTKIRHRKRWSQVMYMYYFLAHKLAKLPGKSRRQKRTIAENTFLLALDGDVDFQPNAVQLLVDRMRKNPNVGAACGRIHPIGSGPMVWYQQFEYAVSHWLQKAAENIMGCVLCSPGCFSLFRGSALMDDNVMAKYTKVPTEPHHYVQYDQGEDRWLCTLMLQQGYKVEYVAASDALTYAPETFNEFYNQRRRWSPSTMANIIDLLMDWRNVTRKNEDITKIYILYQMFLMICSILTPGTIFLMVLGAISMAFPAIPPFAGMIVNLIPVIGMIILCFVAKSSTQLAYAAVVSTCYSLLMMVVLVGILLEAVTAGLCSVTTLFLLFVVGVFFVSAVIHPQEFYCVLHGFLYFLSIPSMSMLLMIYSLGNLHVVSWGTRETKETPPQQTNQATTTKSARSSTLLDSFGLGEEKSEYLLSCGKFIRCCPVKRTDDRPFRIILERLDGIEAQIMKDTEEYKPEEQKEEENVHFSSLSDMIDGHIERSNPLFNYEEHKHMMNSQTWMDDNDLKRGSVAVLDNEEKLFWEEFIPKYLKPLDTDKEHEKQMHQGLIELRNKVCLAFLLMNALFVTIVYVLTEVNANTKHALSVKLPCTVSEGPPGRGYIEPISFAFTAIFGIMLFLQFICMLMHRMSTFVHIVASNKLDWKRKLIAGITAQTEVPTDIGVEDGLEIVKGLQAVKEDDTISIASVDTTFSEDSYKRTENKSRDMWKRYTKRLREQTQQQTQPQELRVQFAKNLSKFTKALEEGDDASTRGMQEENNAVLYEQKISGVKRLLKDRFNRKTLAAVRTIAENQQRTSEIKRRATALNRKRIVQSRWQAIEEKIRLTQEIDKGVTSYPDRPTKVGFAAVTKAALAQEKRRRLEEGEEVQETSISETTFKKPYKKLDHDEKDNNEQSEDNTQRQPDPENQREILLDIEEKGTDEEDSISNSQKKEESKDEQDASVEVTNF